In Fibrobacter succinogenes, one DNA window encodes the following:
- a CDS encoding biopolymer transporter ExbD, protein MARRTRRIRPDMTPLIDCVFLLLVFFLVTSVFKQDESVLKLILPETQSEVKRDTPEGLYIELSETELAFNGERGTPDDLRVKAAAVQNKKSPVAIKIDKGTTYERIAVVLDILQVEKLYNIQLINELEGGE, encoded by the coding sequence ATGGCCCGCCGTACCCGCCGCATCCGCCCCGATATGACGCCGCTGATTGACTGCGTCTTTCTGCTGTTGGTGTTTTTCCTTGTCACCTCCGTTTTTAAACAAGATGAATCGGTGCTCAAGTTGATTTTGCCTGAGACGCAGAGCGAAGTCAAGCGCGATACGCCAGAAGGCCTGTACATCGAACTTTCTGAAACGGAACTCGCTTTCAATGGCGAGCGAGGAACGCCTGATGATTTGCGCGTCAAGGCCGCTGCCGTTCAGAACAAGAAATCTCCTGTGGCGATTAAAATCGACAAGGGAACGACTTACGAACGTATCGCTGTTGTGCTTGACATCTTGCAGGTTGAAAAACTCTACAACATCCAGCTGATAAACGAATTAGAAGGTGGAGAATAA
- a CDS encoding MotA/TolQ/ExbB proton channel family protein, with protein MNYILDFIQQGGVIAYVLVAMNFVGYAIIVWKVIALVLFNRSIRKRLPAKILHRVVTHNTDHHIIVESIRTEIALAFSPLSKGLTTIENIASISPLLGLLGTVFGIFNAFSVIAVSGLSDAGAFATGIKLALITTVIGLVVAIPHVISFNYLNARLESEQDNVENDVLLRLGRILKEKDHRHEIATADAADEET; from the coding sequence ATGAACTACATCTTAGACTTTATCCAGCAGGGCGGCGTGATTGCCTACGTGCTCGTGGCTATGAACTTTGTGGGCTATGCGATTATCGTATGGAAGGTTATCGCTCTCGTTCTTTTCAACAGGAGCATTCGCAAGCGCCTTCCGGCGAAGATCCTGCATCGTGTGGTGACCCACAATACCGATCACCACATCATTGTCGAAAGTATTCGCACCGAGATTGCGCTGGCTTTCTCGCCGCTTTCGAAGGGTCTTACCACCATCGAGAACATCGCGAGCATCTCTCCGCTGCTCGGCCTTTTGGGAACGGTGTTTGGTATCTTCAACGCGTTTAGCGTTATTGCGGTTTCCGGGCTTTCGGATGCCGGGGCTTTTGCAACAGGCATTAAGCTGGCCTTGATTACAACGGTCATCGGTCTCGTGGTCGCCATCCCGCATGTAATCTCCTTCAATTACCTGAATGCCCGTCTTGAATCGGAACAGGATAATGTGGAAAACGATGTGCTTCTGCGTCTGGGCCGCATTTTGAAGGAAAAAGACCATAGACATGAAATTGCTACAGCAGATGCTGCTGATGAGGAAACGTAA
- a CDS encoding energy transducer TonB — protein MRNPYASFLMKNAFWVGVGLAILLHIGFYAWGFLRNTQVVTTREDAEVIHVERLLLTPPEPPPEIKKIVKKIVRAKVIPNIVQDTVPEQEPEPEPEPIMVTDAEVVETAPVVEEPVAPPPPPPPPPKPSKDSLMKVTRAYLMGLSKEFEKRKDYPATARRLKQEGTVRVQFTVAKDGAISDAVVAKPCPYSSLNESALAAVQSLPKFKPIPEILEKDTWKMEIPIKYNLHQ, from the coding sequence ATGAGAAACCCTTACGCATCATTCCTCATGAAAAACGCCTTCTGGGTAGGCGTCGGTCTTGCAATCCTATTGCATATCGGCTTCTATGCATGGGGCTTTTTGAGGAATACTCAAGTGGTTACGACGCGCGAGGATGCTGAAGTCATCCATGTGGAACGACTGCTGCTCACGCCGCCGGAACCGCCTCCTGAAATCAAGAAAATTGTGAAGAAGATTGTGCGGGCGAAGGTTATCCCGAACATCGTGCAAGATACAGTTCCGGAACAGGAACCTGAGCCAGAACCGGAACCGATTATGGTTACGGATGCCGAAGTGGTAGAAACAGCTCCTGTTGTCGAAGAACCTGTGGCTCCTCCGCCTCCGCCACCTCCTCCGCCGAAGCCTTCGAAGGATTCGCTGATGAAGGTGACGCGTGCCTACTTGATGGGGCTTTCGAAGGAATTCGAAAAGCGCAAGGATTACCCAGCGACAGCCCGCCGCTTAAAGCAGGAGGGGACGGTGCGTGTCCAGTTTACGGTAGCCAAGGATGGTGCCATTAGCGATGCGGTGGTTGCAAAACCGTGCCCGTATTCCTCATTGAATGAAAGCGCCCTTGCTGCCGTGCAATCGCTTCCGAAATTCAAGCCTATTCCCGAAATCCTGGAAAAGGATACCTGGAAAATGGAGATTCCAATCAAGTACAATCTGCATCAATAA